From the Rhodoferax sp. WC2427 genome, one window contains:
- a CDS encoding DUF1854 domain-containing protein: MTPTRDFLLERDAFGRLVLVFANGERHEGVVPVRAFPIAAPDEGVSLVGTEGHELVWIDSLAAMPPALHSLLVEELAAREFVPEIRRVKAVSTFSTPSVWTVETDRGDTDFVLKTEEDIRRLGRTGLLIAGGAGVQFSVRDMAALDRGSRKLLERFL, from the coding sequence ATGACCCCTACCCGTGATTTCCTGTTGGAGCGCGACGCATTTGGCCGCCTGGTGCTGGTTTTTGCCAATGGCGAGCGCCACGAGGGCGTGGTGCCGGTGCGCGCCTTTCCCATCGCTGCGCCCGACGAAGGCGTGTCCCTGGTCGGCACTGAAGGCCATGAACTGGTGTGGATCGACAGCCTGGCGGCCATGCCGCCCGCCCTGCACAGCCTGCTGGTGGAAGAGCTGGCCGCCCGCGAGTTTGTGCCCGAGATCCGCCGCGTCAAGGCCGTGTCTACCTTCTCCACGCCCAGCGTGTGGACGGTGGAAACCGACCGGGGCGACACCGACTTTGTGCTCAAGACCGAAGAAGACATCCGCCGCCTGGGCCGCACCGGCCTGTTGATTGCCGGTGGCGCAGGCGTGCAGTTCAGCGTGCGCGACATGGCGGCGCTGGACCGGGGGTCGCGCAAGTTGCTGGAGCGTTTTCTGTAG